The Punica granatum isolate Tunisia-2019 chromosome 4, ASM765513v2, whole genome shotgun sequence genome has a window encoding:
- the LOC116203451 gene encoding putative septum site-determining protein minD homolog, chloroplastic, whose product MLSLQLLPASPSSSSIRFSAPFNLISRTLKPHSSRTRFRTAAVPVQSVLQWNRKPQLAGETPRVVVITSGKGGVGKTTTTANVGLSLARLGFSVVAVDADVGLRNLDLLLGLENRVNYTLVEVLNGDCRLDQALVRDKRWSNFELLCISKPRSKLPIGFGGKALVWLVDSLKSRQEGCPEFILIDCPAGIDAGFITAITPANEAVLVTTPDITSLRDADRVTGLLECDGIRDIKMIVNRVRTDMIKGEDMMSVLDVQEMLGLALLGVIPEDSEVIRSTNRGYPLVLNKPPTLAGLAFEQAAWRLVEQDSMKAVMVEEEPKKRGFFSFFGG is encoded by the coding sequence ATGCTCTCTCTGCAGCTTCTCCCTGCCTCTCCGAGCTCCTCTTCCATTCGATTCTCAGCCCCATTCAACCTCATCTCCAGAACCCTTAAACCCCATTCCTCCAGAACAAGATTTAGAACCGCCGCCGTCCCGGTCCAGTCAGTCCTCCAATGGAACCGCAAGCCTCAGCTCGCCGGCGAGACCCCGAGGGTGGTGGTCATCACCTCTGGCAAGGGCGGAGTCGGGAAGACCACCACCACTGCCAATGTCGGCCTCTCCCTCGCCCGCCTTGGCTTCTCTGTCGTCGCCGTAGATGCTGACGTGGGCCTCCGCAACCTCGACCTTCTCCTTGGCCTCGAGAACCGAGTGAACTACACCCTCGTCGAGGTCCTCAACGGGGACTGCCGCCTCGACCAGGCCCTAGTTAGGGACAAGCGCTGGTCCAATTTCGAGCTCCTCTGTATCTCCAAGCCTCGGTCTAAGCTCCCGATCGGCTTCGGGGGTAAAGCCCTGGTATGGCTTGTGGATTCCTTAAAGTCCCGCCAAGAAGGTTGCCCCGAATTTATCCTCATCGACTGCCCCGCGGGAATCGATGCAGGTTTTATCACAGCGATCACGCCTGCAAATGAGGCTGTTCTTGTGACCACTCCCGACATCACGAGCCTCCGGGACGCTGATCGGGTCACAGGACTGTTGGAGTGTGACGGGATTAGAGATATAAAGATGATCGTGAACAGGGTTCGGACTGATATGATAAAGGGGGAGGACATGATGTCGGTCCTCGATGTCCAGGAGATGCTGGGACTTGCTCTCCTAGGTGTAATCCCTGAGGATTCGGAGGTGATCAGGAGCACGAACAGAGGTTATCCCTTGGTGCTCAACAAGCCGCCCACATTGGCCGGGCTGGCCTTCGAGCAGGCTGCCTGGAGGCTCGTTGAGCAGGATAGCATGAAGGCTGTAATGGTCGAGGAGGAGCCCAAGAAGCGCgggttcttctccttctttggaggatga
- the LOC116205114 gene encoding uncharacterized protein LOC116205114, which translates to MDNLGSNKAQPAVRKVKKKPGKDEMDRLKQAEKKKRRLEKALATSAAIRSELEKKKQKKKEEQQRLDEEGAAIAEAVALHVLLGEDSEDSHKIVLNKYKGSKPWDYPNHVNFVMGGRHTNSLYQSSPKCSLEGIEFFPGAHGPGFRRGGLGSSNWSFASGIHGRDLYGLNIDCAGWADAESSPGLIAAQAVSSLRIREDAHVDTIFVDGMLRG; encoded by the coding sequence ATGGATAACTTGGGAAGCAATAAAGCACAGCCTGCCGtgagaaaagtgaagaagaaaCCGGGGAAAGATGAGATGGATCGGCTCAAACAGGcggagaagaaaaagagacgTCTAGAGAAAGCCCTTGCTACATCTGCAGCTATCCGCTCTGAGCtagagaagaagaaacaaaagaagaaagaagaacagCAGAGGCTCGACGAAGAAGGCGCTGCAATTGCCGAGGCTGTTGCTTTACATGTTCTACTTGGTGAGGACTCGGAGGACTCCCACAAAATCGTCCTGAACAAGTACAAGGGTTCTAAACCTTGGGATTATCCGAATCACGTCAACTTTGTGATGGGTGGGAGGCATACAAACTCGCTATATCAGAGCAGTCCAAAGTGTTCGCTCGAGGGAATTGAATTTTTCCCTGGTGCTCATGGACCTGGATTCAGGCGGGGCGGTCTTGGAAGCAGCAACTGGTCTTTTGCATCAGGAATCCATGGAAGGGATCTATACGGACTGAACATAGACTGTGCAGGTTGGGCAGATGCGGAATCATCCCCGGGACTTATAGCGGCACAAGCTGTTTCATCTCTCCGGATCCGCGAGGACGCTCACGTGGACACTATCTTTGTGGACGGGATGCTAAGAGGGTAG